From a region of the Chondrinema litorale genome:
- a CDS encoding response regulator: protein MESIVKKMILVGVKKGLSSKEIKRIKVLNVTAYVALIHAIFFLYFDYYTNSLDQAKLITLILEGIFFGSIIYLQRLGYFKFSRILFTVTVFSNLFFHCNYAFKGYYGEYQYLVIPLFSLFFFDKRYIHYGLLILSIIAFYVPNYYLNIYPEQYFGYLNVLFLFAGIFLIINFFKNVNERNEKKLAKQLLKNQQMKQILDVKNKELQSLNNFQNHFFVNIAHEMGTPITLIKGQAGLLAKKMDRRKEHFPEIHKLNYQIDKLEGLLYNIRDIAKMEAETLVLDKKNISVNQIAQKGFLEFQPLFEEKGINLSLSLFHRDLMVEADVIYLERVLSNVLSNAFKYTEKGGQVDIKVNMEDSLVSLIVTDNGIGVPLDELTSIFERFYQSHNHINKANGSGIGLAFVQEIIKLHGGKVKAYPNTPNGLVVQMDFNKVNPIQNIPEPLEVVTLPLKKSPTIKDKTILLVEDNTEMRYYLKTILNEYTIIESSNGNEALAVLNNNTPIDAIITDFMMPEMDGEEFVKILKEKGDRLPIIMITARLDVKSKLKMLRLGVDDYLNKPFMEEELLLRLNNCIRNYTSAQQYRKKTDTTEPLDQENKLVIESKALVLKNIHNAYFGVAQLSDELKVSERTLHRNLKKETGLSPIQFIRELKLLHVREIVENNKFTSLQELALSVGLSNGIYLNQLYKERFGRAIQDD, encoded by the coding sequence CAATAGTTAAGAAGATGATTTTGGTTGGAGTAAAAAAGGGACTTTCTTCTAAAGAAATAAAAAGAATAAAAGTACTTAATGTAACAGCATATGTTGCTTTAATACACGCCATTTTCTTCCTTTATTTTGACTATTATACCAATAGCCTAGATCAGGCTAAATTAATAACCTTAATCCTTGAGGGCATTTTCTTCGGTTCGATTATTTACCTCCAACGATTAGGATATTTCAAGTTTTCTAGAATTCTATTTACTGTTACGGTTTTCTCTAATCTTTTCTTTCATTGCAATTACGCATTTAAAGGATATTATGGAGAATATCAGTATTTAGTTATACCACTATTCTCATTATTTTTCTTTGACAAAAGATACATTCATTATGGTTTACTCATTTTGTCTATCATTGCCTTTTACGTTCCCAATTATTATCTAAATATTTATCCTGAACAGTATTTTGGTTATTTGAATGTGCTGTTTCTGTTCGCAGGTATTTTCCTAATTATCAACTTTTTTAAAAACGTAAATGAGCGAAATGAGAAAAAATTGGCAAAACAGCTTTTAAAAAACCAACAGATGAAGCAAATTCTGGACGTGAAAAACAAAGAATTGCAATCACTAAATAATTTTCAAAATCACTTTTTTGTAAATATTGCCCATGAGATGGGCACCCCAATAACCCTTATTAAAGGGCAAGCTGGTTTATTAGCAAAAAAAATGGATAGGAGAAAAGAACATTTCCCAGAAATTCACAAATTAAACTATCAAATAGACAAGCTGGAAGGTCTTCTATATAATATAAGAGACATTGCTAAAATGGAAGCCGAAACATTAGTATTGGACAAAAAAAACATATCTGTTAATCAAATTGCCCAAAAAGGATTTCTCGAATTTCAACCGTTGTTTGAAGAAAAAGGCATCAATTTAAGTTTGAGTCTATTTCATCGTGATCTAATGGTAGAGGCTGATGTTATCTATTTGGAAAGAGTGTTAAGTAATGTTCTTTCAAACGCATTTAAATATACCGAAAAGGGTGGTCAGGTGGATATCAAAGTAAACATGGAGGACAGTTTGGTCTCCCTTATTGTTACAGATAATGGTATTGGGGTACCATTAGATGAATTAACTTCCATTTTTGAGCGATTCTATCAATCTCATAATCATATTAACAAAGCGAATGGTAGTGGCATTGGATTGGCTTTTGTTCAAGAAATCATAAAGCTACATGGTGGTAAAGTGAAAGCTTACCCAAATACCCCAAACGGTTTGGTAGTTCAAATGGACTTTAACAAAGTAAATCCTATCCAAAATATACCTGAACCACTTGAAGTAGTTACTCTTCCTTTAAAGAAATCTCCAACTATTAAAGATAAAACCATATTGTTAGTAGAAGATAATACCGAAATGAGATATTATCTAAAAACAATTTTAAATGAATATACCATAATCGAATCAAGTAATGGAAATGAAGCTCTTGCCGTCCTAAATAATAATACACCTATTGATGCTATAATAACCGACTTTATGATGCCAGAAATGGATGGAGAAGAGTTTGTGAAAATTTTAAAAGAAAAAGGTGATAGGTTACCTATTATTATGATTACTGCAAGGTTGGATGTAAAAAGTAAACTAAAGATGCTAAGACTTGGTGTTGATGATTACCTAAATAAACCCTTTATGGAAGAAGAGTTATTATTGAGGTTGAACAATTGCATTAGAAACTATACTTCCGCACAGCAATATCGTAAAAAGACAGACACAACCGAACCTCTTGATCAAGAAAATAAACTTGTAATTGAATCCAAAGCATTAGTATTAAAAAATATACACAATGCATATTTTGGTGTGGCTCAATTGTCAGATGAATTAAAAGTTTCTGAAAGAACGCTTCACCGAAATTTAAAAAAGGAAACTGGACTAAGTCCAATCCAATTCATTCGTGAGTTAAAGTTATTGCATGTGAGAGAAATTGTTGAGAATAATAAATTTACTTCTCTGCAAGAGTTAGCGCTTTCTGTTGGTCTAAGCAATGGTATCTATTTGAATCAATTATATAAAGAAAGATTTGGTAGAGCTATACAAGACGATTAA
- a CDS encoding cadherin domain-containing protein yields the protein MKKPIIKSIALFSLGLTLFFSCQKDDEPEPQINNAPTIKDQSFDASEDIADSVIIGKLVADDIDDDISNFEITQNSSQSLSAGTGSGQLSLDDILFEINKNGELKLVDGKQLDYEKKTKHDLIVEVSDGELSTAANITVNVQDVAENGKPVIDAQSFTIAENSPLGSTVGTVIASDPDGDDLVYFWSSGQETNPALSTFKLSGNQIKTIDINDHQGVLNYEKKDSYTVDVTVGDGKLSKRGTITITITDVNDAPTFDSNLITTLTAPEDTGETEDIGNFTATDEDGDQLSFSLKNDTDDLFEIKASGRLELQSGKSLDFETKTSHTLTVVVTDTEGATDELDITINVTDVDDIPLTGIMVSTLAGSTSGYLNGKGAGAKFFMPQGLILNNNGDLIVADRENQMTRTVTLSGEASFHAGAMGSLIKNPQDVIQDNDGNYYVSDWVQEVIFKLTPKTTLNGYDITIFAGQRGKAGFADGTSSIAQFFNPSGMALAANGDLYVADRDNNKIRKITPSGVVSTFAGGGSSGDNDGTGINASFTQPTDIDFDSNGDLIVVDYGNHKIRKITPSGVVTTIAGSTQGDLDGNGTNAQFNYPYQLTIDQQDNIYLTDMMNRKLKKVSATGEVTTIAGGGYVESDGDASVASFSAVHGVQIDNTGYNLYLTTNKTIRKISFPE from the coding sequence ATGAAAAAGCCAATTATTAAGTCAATCGCTTTATTTAGCTTAGGCTTAACACTATTCTTCTCTTGTCAAAAAGATGATGAGCCTGAACCACAAATTAACAATGCTCCAACGATAAAAGACCAAAGTTTTGATGCGTCTGAGGATATAGCAGATTCTGTTATAATCGGTAAACTTGTTGCCGATGATATTGATGATGACATATCAAATTTTGAAATTACACAAAACAGTTCCCAATCCTTGTCAGCTGGTACAGGATCAGGTCAGTTATCGCTTGACGACATCTTGTTTGAAATAAATAAGAATGGCGAACTAAAATTAGTTGATGGTAAACAATTGGATTATGAGAAAAAAACCAAGCATGATTTAATTGTTGAGGTAAGTGATGGAGAACTTTCAACGGCGGCAAACATTACTGTTAATGTACAAGATGTAGCAGAAAATGGGAAACCTGTAATCGATGCCCAATCTTTCACTATTGCCGAAAATAGTCCTTTGGGTAGTACTGTTGGAACGGTGATAGCCTCTGACCCTGATGGCGATGATTTAGTTTATTTTTGGTCAAGTGGACAAGAGACCAACCCTGCCCTTTCTACTTTTAAATTATCTGGAAATCAAATCAAGACTATCGACATAAATGACCATCAAGGCGTACTAAACTATGAAAAAAAGGATAGTTATACTGTTGATGTTACCGTGGGTGACGGAAAATTAAGTAAAAGAGGAACAATAACCATAACTATTACAGATGTAAATGATGCGCCAACTTTTGATAGTAACTTAATTACAACCCTTACTGCTCCAGAAGATACTGGAGAAACCGAAGACATCGGCAATTTTACAGCAACCGATGAGGATGGCGACCAGTTGTCTTTTAGTTTGAAAAATGACACTGACGATTTATTTGAAATAAAAGCAAGTGGAAGGTTAGAGTTACAGTCAGGAAAATCGTTGGATTTTGAGACAAAGACTTCGCATACACTCACAGTAGTTGTAACTGATACAGAAGGTGCTACTGATGAATTAGATATTACCATAAACGTTACCGATGTAGACGACATACCTCTTACAGGGATTATGGTATCCACGTTGGCAGGTAGTACTAGTGGCTATCTAAATGGAAAAGGAGCTGGGGCAAAGTTCTTTATGCCACAGGGTCTAATTCTGAATAATAATGGTGATTTAATAGTTGCAGATAGAGAAAATCAAATGACCCGTACTGTTACTCTTTCAGGAGAGGCTTCTTTCCATGCAGGAGCTATGGGTTCATTAATTAAAAACCCTCAGGATGTAATTCAAGATAACGATGGAAATTATTATGTTTCAGATTGGGTTCAAGAAGTTATCTTCAAGCTTACTCCAAAAACTACACTAAACGGTTATGACATTACCATTTTTGCAGGACAGAGAGGTAAGGCTGGTTTTGCGGACGGAACTTCTTCTATTGCACAATTCTTTAATCCATCAGGAATGGCATTGGCTGCTAATGGTGATTTATATGTAGCCGATAGAGATAATAACAAGATTCGTAAAATTACTCCTTCTGGAGTGGTAAGCACATTTGCTGGTGGAGGCTCGTCAGGTGATAACGATGGTACCGGAATTAACGCTTCTTTTACTCAACCTACAGATATAGATTTTGATTCTAATGGAGACTTAATTGTAGTAGACTATGGAAACCATAAGATTCGTAAAATAACGCCATCCGGTGTAGTAACTACTATTGCTGGTAGCACACAAGGAGATTTGGATGGCAATGGTACCAATGCACAATTTAACTATCCATACCAATTAACAATTGATCAACAGGATAATATCTACCTAACAGATATGATGAACCGTAAATTAAAAAAAGTATCTGCTACAGGAGAAGTTACCACTATTGCAGGAGGAGGCTATGTAGAAAGTGATGGTGATGCAAGCGTTGCTAGTTTTTCAGCAGTCCATGGCGTACAAATAGACAATACAGGTTATAACTTATATCTCACCACAAACAAAACCATAAGAAAAATTAGCTTTCCCGAATAA